Proteins encoded together in one Colius striatus isolate bColStr4 chromosome 3, bColStr4.1.hap1, whole genome shotgun sequence window:
- the TACC3 gene encoding transforming acidic coiled-coil-containing protein 3 isoform X6, translating into MYICQQKAEANSTVTNTQMPEKVSTAPYPDDEMPVKSRGSYNLDFDNLNDFNPFQSSVQLQHSPGNVQKSPVRVSSSPEKSCKKSEDTLLDDTAPFASTTASTECSGEEEVVLLPGKEPVLRHLEPEKSMLSPKQAVSDSVQDAKSASTDVSQMDNSVGLAEAATPVQLSGNLDCSSSDVINSSKTGESKLQNVSVAGKTSAEELSVSTEEPAEKSSVTKAGPVKLEFDFDNTTVRKPPPKKLGKRPGIKPPSKKIPVTKTKIENAEVQNRSHVEDEIPVPKASYKFDWDKIDDPNFNPFGGGSKISTSPKCSKPSPQKADLQEEQDGTSSRRESLPVGQVDTSSTCETLEEREPKSLEIIKESILEDKPRTQDNKAGFQTEAELPEEINMEKQMRPSKMSLTSGPSQDNLVSADSGKKSMSTEGNKPISNRTEITADGHTASTEPEELFRPSSEVLGMGMEIDYLEQFGTSSFKESALRKQSLYLKFDPLLRDSPRKPVCGTIEKNVNVTTAALQHGLVTDPSKLLEAEQPTVSSQKEEKPKGLDLLGTFTTSIQDIVPRTPASPAGDIAPDLFAVSTNTEMDAIIDVLKYSQRDMDAAVELVTREVQEKELEIQEWKNKYDKLNAEYKEMGKIITEFEVTITQIMEDAQKQKEFSKKEIQKIVEEKQHVISDLNSMEKSFSELFKRFEKQKEVLEGYHKNEEALKKCAEEYLARIKKEEQRYQILKAHAEEKLHQANEEIAQVRSKAQSETAALQASLRKEQMRIQSLERSLEQKTKENDELTKICDDLILKMGKI; encoded by the exons ATGTA TATATGTCAACAAAAGGCTGAAGCAAACAGTACAGTGACAAATACACAAATGCCGGAGAAGGTCAGCACAGCTCCTTACCCAGATGATGAGATGCCAGTGAAGAGTCGAGGTTCCTACAATCTTGATTTTGATAATTTAAATGACTTCAATCCATTTCAAAGTTCAGTGCAGTTGCAACATTCTCCTGGAAATGTGCAGAAGTCTCCTGTAAGAGTATCTAGCAGTCCTGAGAAAAGTTGTAAAAAAAGTGAAGATACTCTTCTGGATGATACAGCTCCTTTTGCTTCAACCACAGCAAGTACAGAGTGCTCAGGTGAAGAGGAAGTGGTTCTCTTACCTGGAAAAGAACCTGTGTTAAGACACCTGGAGCCTGAGAAGTCTATGCTGTCCCCTAAGCAAGCAGTCAGTGACTCTGTTCAGGATGCTAAGTCTGCTTCCACAGATGTCAGCCAAATGGATAATTCAGTAGGATTAGCAGAAGCAGCTACACCAGTCCAGTTATCTGGCAACTTAGATTGCAGTAGTTCTGATGTAATTAATTCTTCTAAGACTGGGGAATCAAAGCTTCAGAATGTTTCTGTGGCAGGGAAAACCTCTGCAGAAGAGCTGTCTGTCTCCACAGAGGAGCCTGCAGAAAAGTCTAGTGTCACCAAGGCTGGACCAGTAAAACTGGAATTTGACTTTGATAATACCACTGTTAGAAAGCCACCTCCTAAGAAACTGGGTAAAAGACCTGGAATTAAGCCACCTTCCAAAAAAATTCCTGttaccaaaacaaaaatagagAATGCTGAAGTGCAAAATAGAAGTCATGTGGAAGATGAAATCCCTGTTCCCAAAGCATCTTACAAGTTTGACTGGGACAAAATTGATGATCCAAACTTCAATCCATTTGGAGGAGGATCTAAAATTTCCACCTCACCTAAGTGTTCTAAACCTAGCCCTCAGAAAGCTGACCTGCAAGAGGAGCAGGATGGTACCTCATCAAGAAGGGAGTCTCTTCCAGTAGGGCAAGTTGACACATCAAGTACCTGTGAAACTCTTGAGGAAAGAGAACCCAAAAGTCT gGAAATCATCAAAGAGAGTATACTGGAAGACAAACCAAGAACTCAAGACAACAAGGCAGGATTTCAAACAGAAGCTGAACTTCCAGAAGAGATAAACATG gAGAAGCAAATGCGCCCATCTAAAATGTCTCTGACTAGTGGCCCCTCTCAAGATAATTTGGTTTCTGCTGACAGTGGAAAGAAGTCCATGTCTACAGAAGGAAATAAACCTATCTCCAACAGAACTGAAATAACAGCAGATGGGCATACAGCTAGCACTGAACCTGAAGAGCTCTTCAGACCATCATCAGAAG TTCTAGGAATGGGCATGGAAATAGACTACCTGGAACAGTTTGGAACTTCATCA TTCAAAGAGTCTGCCTTGAGGAAACAGTCGTTGTATTTAAAGTTTGACCCTCTGTTGAGAGACAGTCCGAGAAAACCAGTTTGTGGTActattgaaaaaaatgtgaatgtcACAACAGCTGCACTTCAGCATGG tcttgtTACTGATCCAAGTAAATTGCTTGAAGCTGAACAGCCTACAGTGAGTtctcaaaaagaagaaaaaccaaaaggacTGGATCTTCTGGGAACATTTACAACTTCTATACAG gACATAGTTCCTCGAACTCCAGCCTCCCCAGCTGGGGACATTGCTCCAGACCTCTTTGCTGTTTCCACAAACACTGAAATGGATGCTATTATAGATGTGCTAAAATATAGCCAGAGAGACATGGATGCAGCTGTGGAGCTGGTTACAAGAGAG GTTCAAGAGAAAGAGCTGGAGATTCAGGAATGGAAAAACAAGTATGATAAGCTTAATGCAGAATACAAGGAAATGGG gaaaataatTACTGAGTTTGAAGTTACAATAACACAAATAATGG AAGATGCTCAGAAGCAAAAGGaattttcaaaaaaagaaattcagaagatAGTGGAAGAGAAGCAACACGTTATTTCAGATCTGAACTCTATGGAGAAGTCTTTCTCTGAACTCTTCAAACgatttgaaaagcagaaagaagtgCTTGAGGGTTACCACAAA AATGAAGAAGCTCTGAAAAAATGTGCTGAAGAATACCTGGCTAGAATTAAAAAAGAGGAGCAGAGATATCAGATACTGAAGGCACATGCAGAAGAAAAGCTACATCA AGCAAATGAGGAAATTGCCCAGGTCCGAAGCAAAGCCCAGTCAGAGACTGCAGCACTCCAGGCCAGTCTCCGCAAAGAACAAATGAGGATCCAGTCTTTAGAGAGGAGCCTTGAGCAAAAG ACTAAAGAAAATGATGAACTAACGAAAATCTGTGATGACTTGATCCTGAAGATGGGAAAAATTTGA
- the TACC3 gene encoding transforming acidic coiled-coil-containing protein 3 isoform X5 translates to MYSICQQKAEANSTVTNTQMPEKVSTAPYPDDEMPVKSRGSYNLDFDNLNDFNPFQSSVQLQHSPGNVQKSPVRVSSSPEKSCKKSEDTLLDDTAPFASTTASTECSGEEEVVLLPGKEPVLRHLEPEKSMLSPKQAVSDSVQDAKSASTDVSQMDNSVGLAEAATPVQLSGNLDCSSSDVINSSKTGESKLQNVSVAGKTSAEELSVSTEEPAEKSSVTKAGPVKLEFDFDNTTVRKPPPKKLGKRPGIKPPSKKIPVTKTKIENAEVQNRSHVEDEIPVPKASYKFDWDKIDDPNFNPFGGGSKISTSPKCSKPSPQKADLQEEQDGTSSRRESLPVGQVDTSSTCETLEEREPKSLEIIKESILEDKPRTQDNKAGFQTEAELPEEINMEKQMRPSKMSLTSGPSQDNLVSADSGKKSMSTEGNKPISNRTEITADGHTASTEPEELFRPSSEVLGMGMEIDYLEQFGTSSFKESALRKQSLYLKFDPLLRDSPRKPVCGTIEKNVNVTTAALQHGLVTDPSKLLEAEQPTVSSQKEEKPKGLDLLGTFTTSIQDIVPRTPASPAGDIAPDLFAVSTNTEMDAIIDVLKYSQRDMDAAVELVTREVQEKELEIQEWKNKYDKLNAEYKEMGKIITEFEVTITQIMEDAQKQKEFSKKEIQKIVEEKQHVISDLNSMEKSFSELFKRFEKQKEVLEGYHKNEEALKKCAEEYLARIKKEEQRYQILKAHAEEKLHQANEEIAQVRSKAQSETAALQASLRKEQMRIQSLERSLEQKTKENDELTKICDDLILKMGKI, encoded by the exons ATGTA CAGTATATGTCAACAAAAGGCTGAAGCAAACAGTACAGTGACAAATACACAAATGCCGGAGAAGGTCAGCACAGCTCCTTACCCAGATGATGAGATGCCAGTGAAGAGTCGAGGTTCCTACAATCTTGATTTTGATAATTTAAATGACTTCAATCCATTTCAAAGTTCAGTGCAGTTGCAACATTCTCCTGGAAATGTGCAGAAGTCTCCTGTAAGAGTATCTAGCAGTCCTGAGAAAAGTTGTAAAAAAAGTGAAGATACTCTTCTGGATGATACAGCTCCTTTTGCTTCAACCACAGCAAGTACAGAGTGCTCAGGTGAAGAGGAAGTGGTTCTCTTACCTGGAAAAGAACCTGTGTTAAGACACCTGGAGCCTGAGAAGTCTATGCTGTCCCCTAAGCAAGCAGTCAGTGACTCTGTTCAGGATGCTAAGTCTGCTTCCACAGATGTCAGCCAAATGGATAATTCAGTAGGATTAGCAGAAGCAGCTACACCAGTCCAGTTATCTGGCAACTTAGATTGCAGTAGTTCTGATGTAATTAATTCTTCTAAGACTGGGGAATCAAAGCTTCAGAATGTTTCTGTGGCAGGGAAAACCTCTGCAGAAGAGCTGTCTGTCTCCACAGAGGAGCCTGCAGAAAAGTCTAGTGTCACCAAGGCTGGACCAGTAAAACTGGAATTTGACTTTGATAATACCACTGTTAGAAAGCCACCTCCTAAGAAACTGGGTAAAAGACCTGGAATTAAGCCACCTTCCAAAAAAATTCCTGttaccaaaacaaaaatagagAATGCTGAAGTGCAAAATAGAAGTCATGTGGAAGATGAAATCCCTGTTCCCAAAGCATCTTACAAGTTTGACTGGGACAAAATTGATGATCCAAACTTCAATCCATTTGGAGGAGGATCTAAAATTTCCACCTCACCTAAGTGTTCTAAACCTAGCCCTCAGAAAGCTGACCTGCAAGAGGAGCAGGATGGTACCTCATCAAGAAGGGAGTCTCTTCCAGTAGGGCAAGTTGACACATCAAGTACCTGTGAAACTCTTGAGGAAAGAGAACCCAAAAGTCT gGAAATCATCAAAGAGAGTATACTGGAAGACAAACCAAGAACTCAAGACAACAAGGCAGGATTTCAAACAGAAGCTGAACTTCCAGAAGAGATAAACATG gAGAAGCAAATGCGCCCATCTAAAATGTCTCTGACTAGTGGCCCCTCTCAAGATAATTTGGTTTCTGCTGACAGTGGAAAGAAGTCCATGTCTACAGAAGGAAATAAACCTATCTCCAACAGAACTGAAATAACAGCAGATGGGCATACAGCTAGCACTGAACCTGAAGAGCTCTTCAGACCATCATCAGAAG TTCTAGGAATGGGCATGGAAATAGACTACCTGGAACAGTTTGGAACTTCATCA TTCAAAGAGTCTGCCTTGAGGAAACAGTCGTTGTATTTAAAGTTTGACCCTCTGTTGAGAGACAGTCCGAGAAAACCAGTTTGTGGTActattgaaaaaaatgtgaatgtcACAACAGCTGCACTTCAGCATGG tcttgtTACTGATCCAAGTAAATTGCTTGAAGCTGAACAGCCTACAGTGAGTtctcaaaaagaagaaaaaccaaaaggacTGGATCTTCTGGGAACATTTACAACTTCTATACAG gACATAGTTCCTCGAACTCCAGCCTCCCCAGCTGGGGACATTGCTCCAGACCTCTTTGCTGTTTCCACAAACACTGAAATGGATGCTATTATAGATGTGCTAAAATATAGCCAGAGAGACATGGATGCAGCTGTGGAGCTGGTTACAAGAGAG GTTCAAGAGAAAGAGCTGGAGATTCAGGAATGGAAAAACAAGTATGATAAGCTTAATGCAGAATACAAGGAAATGGG gaaaataatTACTGAGTTTGAAGTTACAATAACACAAATAATGG AAGATGCTCAGAAGCAAAAGGaattttcaaaaaaagaaattcagaagatAGTGGAAGAGAAGCAACACGTTATTTCAGATCTGAACTCTATGGAGAAGTCTTTCTCTGAACTCTTCAAACgatttgaaaagcagaaagaagtgCTTGAGGGTTACCACAAA AATGAAGAAGCTCTGAAAAAATGTGCTGAAGAATACCTGGCTAGAATTAAAAAAGAGGAGCAGAGATATCAGATACTGAAGGCACATGCAGAAGAAAAGCTACATCA AGCAAATGAGGAAATTGCCCAGGTCCGAAGCAAAGCCCAGTCAGAGACTGCAGCACTCCAGGCCAGTCTCCGCAAAGAACAAATGAGGATCCAGTCTTTAGAGAGGAGCCTTGAGCAAAAG ACTAAAGAAAATGATGAACTAACGAAAATCTGTGATGACTTGATCCTGAAGATGGGAAAAATTTGA
- the TACC3 gene encoding transforming acidic coiled-coil-containing protein 3 isoform X1 produces MSLQILNAENGENGGNVKDDLMAEDSGFFFAPPELTGRPSILRPSQKENLPPKGVAKAMKVTFQTPLRDPQTRKILSPTMMDKLDAALTLDDCSEAAVDDLLSAPFSVELNTEGEWEGPEKLSQPGAELLQGRGTQTRSICQQKAEANSTVTNTQMPEKVSTAPYPDDEMPVKSRGSYNLDFDNLNDFNPFQSSVQLQHSPGNVQKSPVRVSSSPEKSCKKSEDTLLDDTAPFASTTASTECSGEEEVVLLPGKEPVLRHLEPEKSMLSPKQAVSDSVQDAKSASTDVSQMDNSVGLAEAATPVQLSGNLDCSSSDVINSSKTGESKLQNVSVAGKTSAEELSVSTEEPAEKSSVTKAGPVKLEFDFDNTTVRKPPPKKLGKRPGIKPPSKKIPVTKTKIENAEVQNRSHVEDEIPVPKASYKFDWDKIDDPNFNPFGGGSKISTSPKCSKPSPQKADLQEEQDGTSSRRESLPVGQVDTSSTCETLEEREPKSLEIIKESILEDKPRTQDNKAGFQTEAELPEEINMEKQMRPSKMSLTSGPSQDNLVSADSGKKSMSTEGNKPISNRTEITADGHTASTEPEELFRPSSEVLGMGMEIDYLEQFGTSSFKESALRKQSLYLKFDPLLRDSPRKPVCGTIEKNVNVTTAALQHGLVTDPSKLLEAEQPTVSSQKEEKPKGLDLLGTFTTSIQDIVPRTPASPAGDIAPDLFAVSTNTEMDAIIDVLKYSQRDMDAAVELVTREVQEKELEIQEWKNKYDKLNAEYKEMGKIITEFEVTITQIMEDAQKQKEFSKKEIQKIVEEKQHVISDLNSMEKSFSELFKRFEKQKEVLEGYHKNEEALKKCAEEYLARIKKEEQRYQILKAHAEEKLHQANEEIAQVRSKAQSETAALQASLRKEQMRIQSLERSLEQKTKENDELTKICDDLILKMGKI; encoded by the exons ATGAGTCTGCagattttaaatgcagaaaatggagaaaacgGAGGAAACGTCAAGGATGATTTAATGGCGGAAGACTCGGGCTTTTTCTTTGCGCCACCAGAACTTACAGGGAGACCTTCGATTCTCCGTCCGtctcagaaagaaaatttgCCACCAAAAGGTGTGGCAAAAGCTATGAAG GTAACTTTTCAGACTCCTCTAAGAGATCCTCAAACTCGAAAAATCTTAAGTCCCACTATGATGGACAAACTTGATGCTGCTTTGACACTTGATGATTGCAGTGAAGCTGCTGTGGACGATCTCTTATCTGCACCCTTCAGTGTTGA GTTAAACACTGAAGGAGAATGGGAGGGGCCTGAGAAGCTGAGCCAGCCTGGGGCTGAACTCTTGCAGGGAAGAGGCACTCAAACCCG CAGTATATGTCAACAAAAGGCTGAAGCAAACAGTACAGTGACAAATACACAAATGCCGGAGAAGGTCAGCACAGCTCCTTACCCAGATGATGAGATGCCAGTGAAGAGTCGAGGTTCCTACAATCTTGATTTTGATAATTTAAATGACTTCAATCCATTTCAAAGTTCAGTGCAGTTGCAACATTCTCCTGGAAATGTGCAGAAGTCTCCTGTAAGAGTATCTAGCAGTCCTGAGAAAAGTTGTAAAAAAAGTGAAGATACTCTTCTGGATGATACAGCTCCTTTTGCTTCAACCACAGCAAGTACAGAGTGCTCAGGTGAAGAGGAAGTGGTTCTCTTACCTGGAAAAGAACCTGTGTTAAGACACCTGGAGCCTGAGAAGTCTATGCTGTCCCCTAAGCAAGCAGTCAGTGACTCTGTTCAGGATGCTAAGTCTGCTTCCACAGATGTCAGCCAAATGGATAATTCAGTAGGATTAGCAGAAGCAGCTACACCAGTCCAGTTATCTGGCAACTTAGATTGCAGTAGTTCTGATGTAATTAATTCTTCTAAGACTGGGGAATCAAAGCTTCAGAATGTTTCTGTGGCAGGGAAAACCTCTGCAGAAGAGCTGTCTGTCTCCACAGAGGAGCCTGCAGAAAAGTCTAGTGTCACCAAGGCTGGACCAGTAAAACTGGAATTTGACTTTGATAATACCACTGTTAGAAAGCCACCTCCTAAGAAACTGGGTAAAAGACCTGGAATTAAGCCACCTTCCAAAAAAATTCCTGttaccaaaacaaaaatagagAATGCTGAAGTGCAAAATAGAAGTCATGTGGAAGATGAAATCCCTGTTCCCAAAGCATCTTACAAGTTTGACTGGGACAAAATTGATGATCCAAACTTCAATCCATTTGGAGGAGGATCTAAAATTTCCACCTCACCTAAGTGTTCTAAACCTAGCCCTCAGAAAGCTGACCTGCAAGAGGAGCAGGATGGTACCTCATCAAGAAGGGAGTCTCTTCCAGTAGGGCAAGTTGACACATCAAGTACCTGTGAAACTCTTGAGGAAAGAGAACCCAAAAGTCT gGAAATCATCAAAGAGAGTATACTGGAAGACAAACCAAGAACTCAAGACAACAAGGCAGGATTTCAAACAGAAGCTGAACTTCCAGAAGAGATAAACATG gAGAAGCAAATGCGCCCATCTAAAATGTCTCTGACTAGTGGCCCCTCTCAAGATAATTTGGTTTCTGCTGACAGTGGAAAGAAGTCCATGTCTACAGAAGGAAATAAACCTATCTCCAACAGAACTGAAATAACAGCAGATGGGCATACAGCTAGCACTGAACCTGAAGAGCTCTTCAGACCATCATCAGAAG TTCTAGGAATGGGCATGGAAATAGACTACCTGGAACAGTTTGGAACTTCATCA TTCAAAGAGTCTGCCTTGAGGAAACAGTCGTTGTATTTAAAGTTTGACCCTCTGTTGAGAGACAGTCCGAGAAAACCAGTTTGTGGTActattgaaaaaaatgtgaatgtcACAACAGCTGCACTTCAGCATGG tcttgtTACTGATCCAAGTAAATTGCTTGAAGCTGAACAGCCTACAGTGAGTtctcaaaaagaagaaaaaccaaaaggacTGGATCTTCTGGGAACATTTACAACTTCTATACAG gACATAGTTCCTCGAACTCCAGCCTCCCCAGCTGGGGACATTGCTCCAGACCTCTTTGCTGTTTCCACAAACACTGAAATGGATGCTATTATAGATGTGCTAAAATATAGCCAGAGAGACATGGATGCAGCTGTGGAGCTGGTTACAAGAGAG GTTCAAGAGAAAGAGCTGGAGATTCAGGAATGGAAAAACAAGTATGATAAGCTTAATGCAGAATACAAGGAAATGGG gaaaataatTACTGAGTTTGAAGTTACAATAACACAAATAATGG AAGATGCTCAGAAGCAAAAGGaattttcaaaaaaagaaattcagaagatAGTGGAAGAGAAGCAACACGTTATTTCAGATCTGAACTCTATGGAGAAGTCTTTCTCTGAACTCTTCAAACgatttgaaaagcagaaagaagtgCTTGAGGGTTACCACAAA AATGAAGAAGCTCTGAAAAAATGTGCTGAAGAATACCTGGCTAGAATTAAAAAAGAGGAGCAGAGATATCAGATACTGAAGGCACATGCAGAAGAAAAGCTACATCA AGCAAATGAGGAAATTGCCCAGGTCCGAAGCAAAGCCCAGTCAGAGACTGCAGCACTCCAGGCCAGTCTCCGCAAAGAACAAATGAGGATCCAGTCTTTAGAGAGGAGCCTTGAGCAAAAG ACTAAAGAAAATGATGAACTAACGAAAATCTGTGATGACTTGATCCTGAAGATGGGAAAAATTTGA
- the TACC3 gene encoding transforming acidic coiled-coil-containing protein 3 isoform X3 has product MSLQILNAENGENGGNVKDDLMAEDSGFFFAPPELTGRPSILRPSQKENLPPKGVAKAMKVTFQTPLRDPQTRKILSPTMMDKLDAALTLDDCSEAAVDDLLSAPFSVDSICQQKAEANSTVTNTQMPEKVSTAPYPDDEMPVKSRGSYNLDFDNLNDFNPFQSSVQLQHSPGNVQKSPVRVSSSPEKSCKKSEDTLLDDTAPFASTTASTECSGEEEVVLLPGKEPVLRHLEPEKSMLSPKQAVSDSVQDAKSASTDVSQMDNSVGLAEAATPVQLSGNLDCSSSDVINSSKTGESKLQNVSVAGKTSAEELSVSTEEPAEKSSVTKAGPVKLEFDFDNTTVRKPPPKKLGKRPGIKPPSKKIPVTKTKIENAEVQNRSHVEDEIPVPKASYKFDWDKIDDPNFNPFGGGSKISTSPKCSKPSPQKADLQEEQDGTSSRRESLPVGQVDTSSTCETLEEREPKSLEIIKESILEDKPRTQDNKAGFQTEAELPEEINMEKQMRPSKMSLTSGPSQDNLVSADSGKKSMSTEGNKPISNRTEITADGHTASTEPEELFRPSSEVLGMGMEIDYLEQFGTSSFKESALRKQSLYLKFDPLLRDSPRKPVCGTIEKNVNVTTAALQHGLVTDPSKLLEAEQPTVSSQKEEKPKGLDLLGTFTTSIQDIVPRTPASPAGDIAPDLFAVSTNTEMDAIIDVLKYSQRDMDAAVELVTREVQEKELEIQEWKNKYDKLNAEYKEMGKIITEFEVTITQIMEDAQKQKEFSKKEIQKIVEEKQHVISDLNSMEKSFSELFKRFEKQKEVLEGYHKNEEALKKCAEEYLARIKKEEQRYQILKAHAEEKLHQANEEIAQVRSKAQSETAALQASLRKEQMRIQSLERSLEQKTKENDELTKICDDLILKMGKI; this is encoded by the exons ATGAGTCTGCagattttaaatgcagaaaatggagaaaacgGAGGAAACGTCAAGGATGATTTAATGGCGGAAGACTCGGGCTTTTTCTTTGCGCCACCAGAACTTACAGGGAGACCTTCGATTCTCCGTCCGtctcagaaagaaaatttgCCACCAAAAGGTGTGGCAAAAGCTATGAAG GTAACTTTTCAGACTCCTCTAAGAGATCCTCAAACTCGAAAAATCTTAAGTCCCACTATGATGGACAAACTTGATGCTGCTTTGACACTTGATGATTGCAGTGAAGCTGCTGTGGACGATCTCTTATCTGCACCCTTCAGTGTTGA CAGTATATGTCAACAAAAGGCTGAAGCAAACAGTACAGTGACAAATACACAAATGCCGGAGAAGGTCAGCACAGCTCCTTACCCAGATGATGAGATGCCAGTGAAGAGTCGAGGTTCCTACAATCTTGATTTTGATAATTTAAATGACTTCAATCCATTTCAAAGTTCAGTGCAGTTGCAACATTCTCCTGGAAATGTGCAGAAGTCTCCTGTAAGAGTATCTAGCAGTCCTGAGAAAAGTTGTAAAAAAAGTGAAGATACTCTTCTGGATGATACAGCTCCTTTTGCTTCAACCACAGCAAGTACAGAGTGCTCAGGTGAAGAGGAAGTGGTTCTCTTACCTGGAAAAGAACCTGTGTTAAGACACCTGGAGCCTGAGAAGTCTATGCTGTCCCCTAAGCAAGCAGTCAGTGACTCTGTTCAGGATGCTAAGTCTGCTTCCACAGATGTCAGCCAAATGGATAATTCAGTAGGATTAGCAGAAGCAGCTACACCAGTCCAGTTATCTGGCAACTTAGATTGCAGTAGTTCTGATGTAATTAATTCTTCTAAGACTGGGGAATCAAAGCTTCAGAATGTTTCTGTGGCAGGGAAAACCTCTGCAGAAGAGCTGTCTGTCTCCACAGAGGAGCCTGCAGAAAAGTCTAGTGTCACCAAGGCTGGACCAGTAAAACTGGAATTTGACTTTGATAATACCACTGTTAGAAAGCCACCTCCTAAGAAACTGGGTAAAAGACCTGGAATTAAGCCACCTTCCAAAAAAATTCCTGttaccaaaacaaaaatagagAATGCTGAAGTGCAAAATAGAAGTCATGTGGAAGATGAAATCCCTGTTCCCAAAGCATCTTACAAGTTTGACTGGGACAAAATTGATGATCCAAACTTCAATCCATTTGGAGGAGGATCTAAAATTTCCACCTCACCTAAGTGTTCTAAACCTAGCCCTCAGAAAGCTGACCTGCAAGAGGAGCAGGATGGTACCTCATCAAGAAGGGAGTCTCTTCCAGTAGGGCAAGTTGACACATCAAGTACCTGTGAAACTCTTGAGGAAAGAGAACCCAAAAGTCT gGAAATCATCAAAGAGAGTATACTGGAAGACAAACCAAGAACTCAAGACAACAAGGCAGGATTTCAAACAGAAGCTGAACTTCCAGAAGAGATAAACATG gAGAAGCAAATGCGCCCATCTAAAATGTCTCTGACTAGTGGCCCCTCTCAAGATAATTTGGTTTCTGCTGACAGTGGAAAGAAGTCCATGTCTACAGAAGGAAATAAACCTATCTCCAACAGAACTGAAATAACAGCAGATGGGCATACAGCTAGCACTGAACCTGAAGAGCTCTTCAGACCATCATCAGAAG TTCTAGGAATGGGCATGGAAATAGACTACCTGGAACAGTTTGGAACTTCATCA TTCAAAGAGTCTGCCTTGAGGAAACAGTCGTTGTATTTAAAGTTTGACCCTCTGTTGAGAGACAGTCCGAGAAAACCAGTTTGTGGTActattgaaaaaaatgtgaatgtcACAACAGCTGCACTTCAGCATGG tcttgtTACTGATCCAAGTAAATTGCTTGAAGCTGAACAGCCTACAGTGAGTtctcaaaaagaagaaaaaccaaaaggacTGGATCTTCTGGGAACATTTACAACTTCTATACAG gACATAGTTCCTCGAACTCCAGCCTCCCCAGCTGGGGACATTGCTCCAGACCTCTTTGCTGTTTCCACAAACACTGAAATGGATGCTATTATAGATGTGCTAAAATATAGCCAGAGAGACATGGATGCAGCTGTGGAGCTGGTTACAAGAGAG GTTCAAGAGAAAGAGCTGGAGATTCAGGAATGGAAAAACAAGTATGATAAGCTTAATGCAGAATACAAGGAAATGGG gaaaataatTACTGAGTTTGAAGTTACAATAACACAAATAATGG AAGATGCTCAGAAGCAAAAGGaattttcaaaaaaagaaattcagaagatAGTGGAAGAGAAGCAACACGTTATTTCAGATCTGAACTCTATGGAGAAGTCTTTCTCTGAACTCTTCAAACgatttgaaaagcagaaagaagtgCTTGAGGGTTACCACAAA AATGAAGAAGCTCTGAAAAAATGTGCTGAAGAATACCTGGCTAGAATTAAAAAAGAGGAGCAGAGATATCAGATACTGAAGGCACATGCAGAAGAAAAGCTACATCA AGCAAATGAGGAAATTGCCCAGGTCCGAAGCAAAGCCCAGTCAGAGACTGCAGCACTCCAGGCCAGTCTCCGCAAAGAACAAATGAGGATCCAGTCTTTAGAGAGGAGCCTTGAGCAAAAG ACTAAAGAAAATGATGAACTAACGAAAATCTGTGATGACTTGATCCTGAAGATGGGAAAAATTTGA